The proteins below come from a single Sporosarcina sp. FSL K6-3457 genomic window:
- a CDS encoding methyl-accepting chemotaxis protein gives MFKSIKTKIIMTVMVLFLIGVSVMTAISSTQVKRNTESSVFDSSGALVNEMSYAIENFLGQYEKGLIQLSTSATVVEFDNMKIETGHDPLQALNKTLQNFLDPYTDASGVYFSLPTKQTIIMPYADLGADFDPTTRSWYTLAVAAPDVVQWTSPYIDQASGEFVISASKAVQANGKIIGVVGLDVQLAALSDKIIASEIGYDGYPAVFDLEGTAIVHPTLGGENLMDLPFIAEMYKGAEHDTIHYVYEGVPKALIYSTIPEFGWKVLAVYDEKNIAAMANDLRISMITVALITLLVIFAALYILISRTIKPLGQVNTLMDSVSQGDLTVRSDIKTNDEIGDLGRNFNTMIDNMNAIITVVNDSASNVRASSESLSAVAEETNASSEEVAHAVTEIAHGASKSAEDAEIVTERADLLGQQINEITTKAGVMSDIATKAGDMNANGQGQMQQLKQSFGDWETNLQSMSEVIGTLEMKVKAIGGVMETITEISSQTNLLALNASIEAARAGEHGKGFAVVADEVRKLAEQSARSTEEVKVTVLELQEESRLVTQQMNDTRENFHRQGTVVNDTEITFGEISTLMADMQDSIDAVYEEIQKVATHKDDVAETIQTMAATSQETAAACEEVSALTDEQLRAIQSVTDAAETLTELSEELSLAVNRFKV, from the coding sequence ATGTTCAAATCTATTAAAACGAAAATTATAATGACTGTCATGGTACTATTCCTAATTGGCGTCTCTGTTATGACTGCGATTAGTAGCACACAAGTAAAAAGAAATACGGAGAGTAGCGTTTTTGACTCGAGCGGTGCACTTGTCAACGAAATGAGTTATGCCATCGAGAACTTTCTCGGTCAATATGAAAAAGGTCTTATCCAACTCTCTACCTCAGCCACAGTCGTTGAATTTGATAATATGAAGATTGAGACGGGACATGATCCGCTTCAAGCGCTAAATAAAACGCTTCAAAACTTCCTTGATCCTTACACAGACGCATCAGGGGTCTATTTTTCATTGCCAACCAAACAAACTATTATTATGCCTTATGCAGACCTTGGAGCAGATTTCGATCCAACAACACGTAGTTGGTATACGTTAGCAGTTGCAGCTCCCGACGTTGTTCAATGGACAAGCCCTTATATTGACCAAGCATCTGGTGAATTTGTTATCAGTGCCTCAAAAGCTGTACAAGCAAACGGCAAGATCATCGGCGTTGTCGGTCTAGACGTTCAACTCGCCGCATTATCCGATAAAATTATTGCGAGTGAAATTGGCTATGACGGCTACCCCGCAGTATTCGATTTAGAAGGAACAGCCATTGTTCATCCTACATTGGGGGGGGAAAACCTCATGGATCTTCCATTCATCGCTGAAATGTATAAAGGAGCCGAACATGATACAATTCATTATGTCTATGAAGGTGTGCCTAAAGCACTCATTTACTCAACTATTCCGGAATTTGGATGGAAAGTATTAGCCGTCTATGATGAGAAAAATATTGCCGCAATGGCAAACGACTTACGCATCTCGATGATAACCGTCGCACTTATCACATTACTCGTTATTTTTGCAGCATTATACATCCTGATCAGTCGGACTATCAAACCACTTGGACAAGTTAACACACTCATGGACTCTGTCTCTCAAGGTGATTTGACTGTTCGCTCCGATATCAAAACGAATGACGAAATTGGAGATCTTGGCCGTAACTTCAACACAATGATTGACAATATGAATGCCATCATTACTGTCGTCAATGACTCCGCCTCGAATGTTCGCGCCAGCTCAGAAAGCCTAAGCGCAGTTGCAGAAGAAACAAATGCCTCAAGTGAAGAGGTTGCACATGCCGTCACTGAAATTGCACATGGTGCTTCGAAATCGGCTGAAGATGCGGAAATCGTTACAGAACGAGCAGATTTACTTGGTCAACAAATTAACGAAATTACGACAAAAGCAGGTGTCATGTCTGACATCGCAACTAAGGCAGGCGACATGAATGCCAATGGACAAGGGCAAATGCAGCAGTTGAAACAATCCTTTGGTGATTGGGAGACCAATTTACAATCCATGTCTGAAGTCATTGGCACACTAGAAATGAAAGTGAAAGCAATCGGTGGTGTGATGGAAACCATAACGGAAATTTCATCACAAACTAATTTACTAGCACTAAACGCTAGCATTGAAGCTGCCCGTGCTGGAGAACACGGTAAAGGATTCGCCGTCGTTGCTGATGAAGTACGTAAACTTGCCGAGCAATCGGCTCGCTCGACGGAAGAAGTAAAAGTGACCGTCTTGGAACTGCAAGAGGAATCTCGACTAGTCACGCAACAAATGAACGACACGCGCGAAAACTTCCACCGTCAAGGAACTGTCGTCAACGACACTGAAATCACTTTCGGTGAAATCTCCACATTGATGGCCGACATGCAAGATTCAATCGACGCCGTCTATGAAGAAATTCAAAAAGTTGCCACTCACAAAGATGATGTTGCTGAAACCATTCAAACAATGGCGGCCACTTCCCAGGAAACAGCAGCTGCTTGCGAGGAGGTCAGTGCCTTAACCGACGAACAATTACGTGCCATCCAGTCTGTAACAGATGCAGCCGAAACGTTGACTGAGTTGAGTGAGGAATTGAGCTTGGCGGTTAATCGATTTAAAGTTTAA
- the fliD gene encoding flagellar filament capping protein FliD, whose protein sequence is MRIGGLASGMDIDSIIKDMMKANRIPLEKVTQKKSYLELQLDAYRGVNRELKAASDKIADTLLLEKTFMAKNVINSNPNAVDIKSTNSIADFTGTISIERLATKATVQGGELQSGGVKLTEAQVKGKTLSELGLSSPDMKITITAPGKDGATPIVFDQTFNADETIESVLAKINKDSGVNAFFDSHTGKIAMTAKNSGKGDITVAGDLGAKLKLDASSADETAGLNAQFTFDGLVTERSSNSFTINGFEVNLKQVTGNTTFSSTSDTDTVADAVIGFVNDYNKMIEELNAKIREPKYRDYPPLTAEQKKDMKENEIKLWEEKALSGTLRNDPTISNMLTKMRHALNDNVIGSDGEKIRLSDLGITTSDNYRDNGKLIIDESKLREVIAENPSKVSELFTKADTGLATTVRKAIDEGQTAIGKLAGSVGAGNDTFILGDTMKSMNEQIERFEKRMKTVEDRLWKQFTAMEMAINRANAQSAQLQNTLGGF, encoded by the coding sequence ATGAGAATCGGTGGATTAGCGTCAGGAATGGATATAGATTCGATTATTAAAGATATGATGAAGGCAAATCGGATACCACTTGAAAAAGTGACACAAAAGAAGTCTTATTTAGAACTACAATTGGATGCTTACCGCGGTGTGAACCGTGAATTGAAAGCAGCGAGTGATAAAATAGCGGATACATTGCTACTTGAAAAGACGTTTATGGCGAAAAATGTGATAAACTCCAATCCAAATGCGGTTGATATCAAAAGTACAAATTCAATAGCTGATTTTACAGGAACAATTTCGATTGAGCGGTTAGCGACGAAAGCAACTGTTCAGGGTGGAGAGTTACAATCTGGCGGTGTTAAACTTACGGAAGCGCAAGTAAAAGGTAAGACATTATCAGAACTTGGTCTAAGTTCTCCGGATATGAAAATTACAATTACTGCACCTGGAAAAGATGGCGCTACACCGATAGTATTCGATCAAACGTTCAATGCAGATGAGACAATTGAATCTGTTTTAGCTAAGATTAATAAAGATAGTGGAGTAAATGCATTTTTTGATTCGCATACGGGGAAAATTGCAATGACTGCTAAAAATAGCGGTAAAGGAGATATTACTGTAGCGGGGGATCTTGGGGCGAAATTAAAATTAGATGCATCCAGTGCAGATGAAACAGCTGGTCTAAATGCGCAATTCACTTTTGATGGACTAGTAACTGAGCGTTCGTCTAACTCTTTCACAATCAATGGTTTTGAAGTGAACCTAAAACAAGTAACGGGAAATACAACATTCAGCTCAACTTCAGATACGGATACAGTAGCTGATGCTGTCATTGGATTCGTCAATGATTATAATAAAATGATTGAGGAATTGAATGCGAAGATTCGCGAACCTAAATACCGTGATTATCCACCACTTACTGCCGAACAAAAGAAAGACATGAAGGAAAATGAAATTAAGCTGTGGGAAGAAAAAGCATTAAGTGGAACACTTCGCAACGATCCAACAATTTCAAATATGTTGACAAAAATGCGCCATGCGTTGAATGACAATGTCATAGGTTCAGACGGCGAAAAAATACGTCTAAGTGATCTTGGCATTACTACGTCTGACAATTACAGAGATAATGGAAAATTGATAATTGATGAATCAAAACTACGTGAAGTGATTGCAGAAAATCCGAGCAAAGTATCCGAACTGTTCACAAAAGCAGACACGGGGCTTGCGACAACAGTCCGTAAGGCTATTGATGAAGGACAGACAGCAATTGGTAAATTAGCTGGTAGCGTTGGAGCGGGTAATGATACATTTATCCTAGGTGATACGATGAAGAGTATGAATGAGCAAATTGAACGTTTCGAAAAACGCATGAAAACGGTTGAAGATCGACTATGGAAGCAATTTACTGCCATGGAAATGGCGATTAATCGTGCAAACGCACAGTCTGCACAACTTCAAAATACACTTGGTGGTTTTTAA
- the fliS gene encoding flagellar export chaperone FliS: MAMNNPYAKYQNNSVNTSTPGELTLMLYNGCLKFIEQAKRELQDGNMEGKNISIKKAQAIISELMLTLDKSYPVAKNMLVLYEFANSRLVDGNIKNDSALFDEASAIIMEFRDTWKQVIQINRQKQYANVDEI, encoded by the coding sequence ATGGCTATGAACAATCCATATGCAAAGTACCAAAATAACTCTGTCAATACTTCGACGCCAGGTGAACTGACTCTCATGTTGTACAATGGCTGTTTGAAATTTATTGAACAGGCAAAAAGAGAACTGCAAGATGGTAATATGGAAGGAAAGAATATATCCATAAAAAAAGCACAGGCAATCATTTCTGAGCTAATGTTAACACTCGATAAATCCTATCCGGTTGCTAAAAACATGCTCGTCTTGTACGAATTTGCCAACAGCCGCCTAGTTGACGGCAATATCAAAAACGATAGTGCTCTATTCGATGAAGCATCGGCTATCATTATGGAGTTTCGCGATACTTGGAAGCAGGTTATTCAGATTAACCGGCAGAAGCAGTATGCGAATGTGGATGAGATATGA
- a CDS encoding plasmid pRiA4b ORF-3 family protein, translating into MRIHSTKKLLDELAFTPTTDAIEEENSLFSWHANMLMINRRKTVVLMNDQNRYVIVLHGLKAKDFKQFDVIVEQAIRQVFRAERISEEVIEQYMKAAGAVSFSKTKNRSMVARLNQACDSVWLYAAELDLADVVNKDVSKNASRLLVGGGKVPSIYPYEELFKDLAAFTGGNIFDTDVAVMRVSMELMEHSIWRKLIIPLDMPVREFHEVLQIVFDWQDYHLHEFYLYDETNTDKPRKPKLNIVMDEEAFEYGNDVEMVLEEGLLLSDFIPPHTFIKYIYDFGDYWRHDIVVEEILTKQNIQSPACLEGEGTAPPEDCGGESGFSEFLTVMSDPSDLEHESMKEWAKMQWYREFERNFVNRRLKKL; encoded by the coding sequence ATGCGAATCCATTCAACAAAAAAACTACTAGACGAGCTGGCCTTTACGCCTACAACCGATGCAATCGAAGAAGAAAATTCACTTTTCTCGTGGCATGCAAATATGTTAATGATCAACCGTCGAAAAACGGTAGTCCTGATGAATGACCAAAATCGCTATGTCATCGTGCTCCATGGACTGAAGGCGAAGGATTTCAAGCAGTTTGATGTCATCGTTGAACAAGCAATTCGGCAAGTGTTTAGAGCAGAGCGAATCAGTGAGGAAGTCATTGAGCAGTATATGAAGGCTGCGGGGGCGGTATCGTTTTCTAAGACGAAGAATCGTTCAATGGTAGCGAGATTGAACCAGGCGTGTGATTCTGTTTGGTTGTATGCTGCTGAACTCGATTTGGCGGATGTTGTCAATAAGGACGTGAGTAAGAATGCGAGCCGTTTGTTGGTCGGAGGTGGGAAAGTGCCGTCGATTTACCCGTATGAGGAACTGTTCAAGGATTTAGCGGCATTTACGGGTGGGAACATTTTTGATACGGATGTAGCTGTTATGCGTGTGTCGATGGAATTGATGGAGCATTCTATTTGGAGAAAACTTATCATACCGCTTGATATGCCGGTTCGGGAATTTCATGAAGTGTTGCAAATCGTGTTTGATTGGCAAGATTATCATCTGCATGAATTTTATTTGTACGATGAAACAAATACAGACAAACCTCGCAAGCCTAAGTTGAATATTGTCATGGATGAAGAGGCTTTCGAGTATGGAAATGATGTTGAAATGGTGTTGGAAGAAGGGCTGTTGTTATCGGACTTCATACCGCCACATACGTTTATAAAATATATTTATGATTTTGGAGACTATTGGCGACATGACATTGTTGTTGAGGAGATTTTGACGAAACAAAATATCCAATCCCCTGCTTGCTTAGAAGGCGAAGGAACAGCGCCGCCCGAAGATTGTGGTGGTGAATCAGGATTTAGCGAATTTTTGACTGTGATGAGTGACCCATCGGACCTCGAGCATGAGTCGATGAAAGAGTGGGCGAAGATGCAGTGGTATAGAGAATTTGAGAGGAACTTTGTGAATCGGAGATTGAAGAAATTGTAG
- a CDS encoding methyl-accepting chemotaxis protein produces MENVETMRQKEFANKNFILFVTLGGSSFIGLIFYVATSQAILKTVSMAIPVVITVLCFVLSKKFVVIENWFPWIVLGLTAFAALMNGVVGEPSIATAGIAFFIAGIASVHLSMRIMTYGFVLSLAIMGVFVMNYPYQEQIADSKGSLVLVLILMAVGLFIQIKQTKKLEEQVNVFTAEQAAHALEEAGKHRTLNANVEQVAEDLTVIGETAMRHLVAQKELLDIMDSVAAGVEQETAQITKIADNTERTQKDVNEMHGETRTMYTDTAHLRSESGEIVDMMQNLRSGMKEVQSLLDDLNGSFDALTENIDKTNTLAKSIATITEQTNLLALNASIEAARAGENGKGFAVVADEIRKLAGLTAVTLTEINGNLADVNAMNERSRDNLTSSTGRLVTQAGLTVDVELKIDLMHNTLSDLHQKFGMFDDKMASITRETTDIGQMTGAFADLLAESSASIEEVNATIHTTVADNEQIVATLDGTMRRTKLLAEVR; encoded by the coding sequence ATGGAGAATGTGGAGACAATGCGGCAAAAGGAATTTGCGAATAAGAACTTCATATTATTCGTAACACTTGGTGGTTCGAGTTTTATTGGTTTGATTTTTTATGTTGCGACAAGTCAAGCGATATTAAAAACGGTGAGTATGGCGATACCCGTGGTCATCACTGTACTGTGTTTCGTACTTTCCAAGAAGTTTGTTGTGATAGAAAATTGGTTTCCATGGATCGTTCTTGGTTTGACGGCATTTGCGGCACTCATGAATGGAGTTGTTGGAGAACCTTCTATTGCGACGGCGGGCATTGCCTTTTTCATCGCGGGTATTGCGAGTGTGCATTTGTCGATGCGGATTATGACATATGGGTTTGTCCTGTCGCTTGCCATTATGGGAGTGTTTGTTATGAATTATCCTTATCAGGAGCAGATTGCAGATAGTAAAGGTAGCTTGGTGCTCGTTCTTATTTTGATGGCAGTAGGGCTTTTCATCCAAATAAAGCAGACGAAAAAGCTAGAGGAGCAAGTGAATGTATTCACAGCGGAGCAGGCGGCCCATGCGCTTGAAGAAGCGGGGAAGCATCGTACACTCAATGCGAATGTAGAGCAGGTCGCGGAAGATTTGACTGTAATTGGAGAAACGGCCATGCGTCATTTGGTGGCGCAGAAAGAATTGCTGGATATTATGGATAGCGTTGCAGCTGGGGTCGAGCAGGAAACGGCGCAAATCACAAAAATTGCCGATAATACGGAGCGGACGCAAAAAGATGTGAATGAGATGCATGGGGAGACACGGACAATGTATACAGATACCGCACACTTACGTTCAGAATCTGGTGAAATCGTCGATATGATGCAAAATTTACGTAGTGGGATGAAAGAGGTGCAATCATTATTGGATGATTTGAATGGATCGTTTGATGCGCTAACGGAAAATATCGACAAGACGAATACTCTTGCCAAGTCGATTGCTACGATTACAGAGCAGACTAATCTTTTAGCACTGAATGCATCTATTGAAGCGGCGAGGGCGGGAGAGAATGGCAAAGGTTTTGCAGTTGTAGCCGATGAAATTCGGAAACTGGCAGGGTTGACAGCTGTTACGCTAACTGAAATTAATGGTAACTTGGCAGATGTCAATGCCATGAATGAGCGGTCGCGTGATAATTTGACGAGCAGTACAGGAAGGCTCGTCACACAGGCTGGATTGACGGTAGATGTTGAGTTGAAAATTGACCTGATGCACAATACATTGAGTGACCTTCATCAGAAATTTGGAATGTTTGATGACAAGATGGCATCGATTACGAGGGAGACGACCGATATTGGACAGATGACGGGGGCGTTTGCCGATTTGTTGGCGGAATCCAGTGCTTCCATTGAGGAAGTCAATGCGACAATTCATACAACTGTTGCGGATAACGAGCAAATCGTAGCGACGTTAGATGGGACGATGAGACGGACAAAGCTTCTTGCTGAAGTTCGATGA
- a CDS encoding methyl-accepting chemotaxis protein — protein sequence MNIDQLKREDWLRKNQIMMIGFALAAGLGLVAQLVQQSPLAIILPVAIPFALAVLLYSLSVKVAVLSRLLPYLLLILNFLIAMGVVLFSEANLGTIGITLLIIVLASIHGQMRIMVFGYVLGAIAVVTNNVLFVAPELVEKSGANLVILYLLSGLLLFLLVRQNGQVFAHVEQLVELTESKVREEEALIEKLDQAVEKITANLGHLRSNTETSATSQREMLAAVNEVSVGSQQQADHIADIAENAERTHGSVQVIAEGLGQIVIQTNEAGRKAGDGTENISKLKESIDTFATFFTELHETFTVLSGKIDETNAFAGSIKEITDQTNLLALNASIEAARAGEHGKGFAVVADEIRKLAGLTDETLKKIDSNLLEVNSYNELAVKKLDDGLQQVVMQTTVADESSASFTDLFDTMKTLQQELSRFIQDFGQITQDSESIRERTMEFAAIVEQSTAAVEELNATLTELTAEQQQISIYINETHEEALLIKS from the coding sequence ATGAATATCGATCAATTGAAGCGAGAGGATTGGTTGCGAAAGAATCAAATTATGATGATTGGGTTTGCGCTGGCAGCTGGTCTGGGGTTAGTGGCACAGCTTGTTCAGCAGTCGCCGCTGGCTATTATACTACCCGTTGCGATTCCTTTTGCATTGGCAGTTCTGTTGTATAGTTTGAGCGTAAAAGTAGCTGTATTATCGAGGTTGCTTCCTTATCTATTGCTTATCCTAAATTTTTTGATAGCGATGGGAGTAGTCTTGTTCTCAGAGGCGAATCTAGGGACAATTGGTATCACTCTACTGATTATTGTGCTCGCCTCGATTCATGGGCAGATGCGGATTATGGTGTTTGGTTATGTACTAGGTGCGATTGCGGTCGTTACTAATAATGTTCTATTTGTAGCCCCGGAACTTGTTGAGAAAAGTGGGGCAAATCTTGTCATTTTGTATCTATTGTCGGGACTTTTGCTATTCTTGCTTGTTCGCCAAAATGGGCAGGTGTTCGCGCATGTGGAACAACTTGTCGAACTGACGGAGTCTAAAGTTCGTGAAGAAGAGGCGCTAATAGAAAAGTTGGATCAGGCTGTTGAAAAAATCACGGCTAACCTTGGACATCTTCGCTCGAACACGGAGACATCTGCCACATCGCAACGGGAAATGCTGGCGGCAGTAAATGAAGTTAGCGTAGGCAGTCAGCAGCAGGCGGATCATATTGCAGATATTGCGGAAAATGCGGAGCGGACGCATGGGTCTGTTCAAGTCATTGCGGAAGGCCTTGGGCAAATTGTTATCCAGACTAACGAAGCGGGTCGCAAAGCGGGTGATGGTACCGAGAATATTTCAAAGCTAAAAGAGAGTATCGATACATTTGCTACATTTTTTACCGAGTTACACGAAACATTTACTGTATTATCTGGTAAGATTGATGAGACGAATGCATTTGCAGGTTCCATTAAAGAAATCACGGATCAAACGAATTTACTGGCGCTGAACGCCTCAATTGAAGCAGCACGGGCAGGAGAACATGGTAAGGGCTTTGCGGTTGTTGCCGATGAAATTCGAAAATTAGCTGGCCTCACGGATGAGACGTTGAAAAAAATTGATAGTAACTTGCTAGAAGTGAATAGTTACAACGAGCTTGCTGTTAAAAAGCTTGATGACGGCTTGCAGCAAGTCGTTATGCAAACAACAGTAGCAGATGAATCGAGTGCATCATTTACGGATTTGTTTGACACGATGAAGACTTTGCAGCAGGAATTATCAAGGTTTATCCAAGACTTTGGACAGATTACGCAAGATAGTGAATCCATTCGGGAACGTACGATGGAATTCGCTGCGATTGTGGAACAAAGCACAGCAGCTGTTGAAGAGTTGAATGCTACGCTGACTGAATTGACGGCAGAGCAGCAACAAATTTCGATTTATATTAATGAAACGCACGAAGAAGCACTTCTGATAAAGAGTTAA
- a CDS encoding PilZ domain-containing protein produces the protein MLYKRNEYFRYTFGKPLEAEFRIVVDDGPGRESRPGDCQLIDISPGGAKLFTKFNISGEHGAVRLRIKFTLLEDPIEVSGVIVWRKPYSGGYMYGYDFDEDAMLEQVIVEELKLRRRSEINVEEVKLD, from the coding sequence ATGCTTTATAAACGCAATGAGTATTTTAGGTACACTTTTGGGAAGCCACTTGAAGCAGAATTTCGGATTGTTGTCGATGATGGGCCTGGGCGAGAGTCGAGACCAGGTGACTGTCAACTGATTGATATTAGTCCAGGTGGTGCAAAACTTTTTACGAAGTTTAATATTTCCGGTGAGCATGGAGCTGTTCGATTGCGTATCAAATTTACGCTTCTAGAAGATCCGATTGAAGTTTCTGGCGTAATTGTCTGGAGAAAGCCATATAGTGGAGGATATATGTATGGTTATGATTTTGATGAAGATGCTATGTTAGAGCAAGTAATTGTGGAGGAACTCAAATTACGTAGGCGCTCGGAAATTAATGTAGAAGAGGTTAAACTTGATTAG
- the hpf gene encoding ribosome hibernation-promoting factor, HPF/YfiA family, whose product MLNFNIRGENIEVTPAIREHVEKKVQKLERYFAEGANANANVNLKVYNDKQTKVEVTIPMKNLTLRAEERHNDLYAAIDLIVDKLERQIRKYKTKVNRKFREREGVAAFFASVSKSDDKNSEVASDEDNEFPIVRTKQFDLKPMDQEEAILQMNMLGHNFFIFTDAESDGTHIVYKRKDGRYGLIETN is encoded by the coding sequence ATGTTAAACTTCAACATCCGCGGTGAAAATATTGAGGTGACTCCGGCGATTCGTGAACACGTCGAGAAGAAAGTTCAAAAACTCGAAAGGTATTTTGCTGAAGGCGCGAACGCAAATGCAAATGTCAATTTGAAAGTGTATAATGATAAACAGACAAAAGTGGAAGTCACAATCCCGATGAAAAATTTGACACTTCGTGCTGAAGAGCGTCATAACGATTTATACGCAGCTATCGATTTAATCGTTGATAAGCTCGAGCGTCAAATTCGTAAATACAAAACAAAAGTGAACCGCAAATTCCGCGAACGCGAAGGCGTTGCTGCATTTTTTGCATCTGTTAGTAAAAGTGACGACAAAAATAGCGAAGTGGCAAGCGATGAGGATAACGAATTCCCAATCGTTCGCACAAAGCAATTTGACTTGAAACCAATGGATCAAGAAGAGGCTATTTTGCAAATGAACATGCTGGGCCATAATTTCTTCATCTTTACAGATGCAGAATCTGACGGCACGCATATTGTTTATAAGCGTAAAGATGGTAGGTACGGTTTAATCGAAACAAATTAA
- the flaG gene encoding flagellar protein FlaG: MVSRMDGGTTTHQTSVTVEKAAPNKEVTVAPVQAVAEKAKPQAEQEQQQQLPADKAKQLTESMNTFLGSANTQLRFKFHDKLNEYYVTIVDSNTDEVVREIPSKKLMDIHAAMREFVGLLVDRKI; the protein is encoded by the coding sequence ATGGTAAGTCGTATGGATGGTGGAACTACAACGCATCAAACAAGCGTTACAGTGGAAAAAGCCGCGCCGAACAAGGAAGTTACGGTAGCTCCAGTACAAGCAGTTGCAGAAAAAGCAAAGCCACAAGCTGAACAAGAACAACAGCAGCAACTGCCGGCAGATAAGGCGAAGCAACTCACGGAAAGTATGAATACGTTTTTAGGAAGTGCCAATACGCAACTACGTTTTAAGTTTCATGACAAACTCAATGAGTATTATGTAACGATTGTCGATTCGAACACGGATGAGGTCGTTCGAGAAATTCCATCAAAAAAACTGATGGACATCCATGCGGCGATGCGTGAGTTTGTAGGTTTGTTGGTAGATCGAAAAATATAA